A single region of the Streptomyces sp. AM 4-1-1 genome encodes:
- the narH gene encoding nitrate reductase subunit beta: MFRSTPAAPRVMAQVAMVMNLDKCIGCHTCSVTCKQTWTNRQGTEYAWFNNVETRPGQGYPRGYEDQDHWKGGWELRNGRLTPRTGGRARRLARLFANPELPTLDDYYQPWTYDYENLTGAPLGDDVPTAEPLSLIDGRPTAVTWGPNWDDDLGGGPAHLAGDPVLRKMTEKVGLEYEQAFMFYLPRICEHCLNPSCVAVCPSGAMYKRIEDGIVLVDQDRCRGWRMCVSGCPYKKVYFNHRSGKAEKCTFCYPRIEAGEPTVCSETCVGRLRYLGVMLYDPDKVGEAASVTDEKDLYEAQLGCFLDPNDPQVARAAEESGIPHDWVEAARRSPVRALITEYRVALPLHPEYRTMPMVWYIPPLSPVVDALTATGHDGEDPVNLFGAIDSLRIPVGYLAELFTAGDPDPVEAALCRLAAMRSHMRRVNLGEEQDAGIARAVGMDQEGIEAMYRLLALAKYDERYVIPTSYTVRPGHDGSVNDGCSLDGDDLPGMMPEAFPGPADAFHTPPTAEPAATSGQAGRVNLLNWDGNGRPSGLFPQYGPRPGEVT, from the coding sequence GCACCGAGTACGCGTGGTTCAACAACGTCGAGACCCGCCCCGGCCAGGGCTACCCCCGGGGCTACGAGGACCAGGACCACTGGAAGGGCGGCTGGGAACTCAGGAACGGCCGGCTCACCCCGCGCACCGGAGGCCGGGCCCGCCGCCTCGCCCGCCTCTTCGCCAACCCCGAACTCCCCACCCTCGACGACTACTACCAGCCCTGGACGTACGACTACGAGAACCTGACCGGAGCACCCCTGGGCGACGACGTGCCCACCGCCGAACCGCTCTCCCTCATCGACGGCCGCCCCACCGCCGTGACCTGGGGCCCCAACTGGGACGACGACCTCGGCGGCGGACCCGCCCACCTCGCGGGCGACCCCGTCCTCAGGAAGATGACCGAGAAGGTCGGCCTGGAGTACGAGCAGGCGTTCATGTTCTACCTGCCGCGCATCTGCGAACACTGCCTCAACCCGTCGTGCGTCGCCGTCTGCCCGTCCGGCGCGATGTACAAGCGGATCGAGGACGGCATCGTCCTCGTCGACCAGGACCGCTGCCGGGGCTGGCGGATGTGCGTCAGCGGATGCCCGTACAAGAAGGTCTACTTCAACCACCGGAGCGGCAAGGCCGAGAAGTGCACCTTCTGCTACCCGCGCATCGAGGCGGGCGAGCCCACCGTCTGCTCCGAGACCTGCGTGGGACGGCTGCGCTACCTCGGCGTCATGCTCTACGACCCCGACAAGGTCGGCGAGGCGGCGTCCGTCACCGACGAGAAGGACCTGTACGAGGCCCAGCTCGGCTGCTTCCTCGACCCGAACGACCCCCAAGTGGCTCGCGCGGCCGAGGAGTCCGGAATCCCGCACGACTGGGTCGAGGCCGCCCGGCGCTCACCGGTACGCGCCCTGATCACCGAGTACCGGGTCGCGCTGCCGCTGCACCCGGAATACCGCACCATGCCGATGGTCTGGTACATCCCCCCGCTCTCCCCGGTCGTCGACGCGCTCACCGCCACCGGCCACGACGGCGAGGACCCGGTCAACCTCTTCGGCGCCATCGACTCGCTGCGCATCCCCGTCGGCTACCTCGCCGAACTGTTCACGGCGGGCGACCCCGACCCGGTCGAGGCGGCGCTCTGCCGGCTGGCCGCCATGCGCAGCCACATGCGCCGGGTCAATCTCGGCGAGGAACAGGACGCGGGGATCGCCCGCGCGGTCGGCATGGACCAGGAGGGCATCGAGGCGATGTACCGGCTGCTCGCCCTCGCCAAGTACGACGAGCGGTACGTCATCCCCACCAGCTACACCGTCCGCCCCGGCCACGACGGATCGGTGAACGACGGGTGCAGCCTGGACGGCGACGATCTGCCCGGCATGATGCCCGAGGCGTTCCCCGGCCCGGCGGACGCCTTCCACACGCCCCCGACGGCCGAGCCCGCCGCCACGTCCGGCCAGGCCGGACGGGTCAACCTGCTCAACTGGGACGGCAACGGGCGCCCCAGCGGCCTCTTCCCCCAGTACGGTCCGCGGCCCGGGGAGGTCACCTGA
- the narJ gene encoding nitrate reductase molybdenum cofactor assembly chaperone: MSLPAVHQSAALLLGYPDHTWPVRLRTVADSLTQLSGPGTGPLRSFCAAVRDTSPMALAEHYILTFDRSRRRTLYLTYYTDGDTRRRGGSLAEWKARYRAHGWETPPDDLPDHLPLALEFAARCPEPGAALLQEHRAALELLRMALTDHGTPYADVLRGVCDSLPGPAPADRAAALRLARSGPPVELVGLPPFAAPAPATSIPTPTAAPNGRRTEEAGR, from the coding sequence ATGTCCCTGCCCGCCGTCCACCAGTCGGCCGCGCTGCTCCTCGGCTACCCCGACCACACCTGGCCCGTCCGCCTCCGGACGGTGGCCGACAGCCTGACCCAGCTGTCGGGCCCCGGCACCGGACCACTGCGGAGCTTCTGCGCCGCCGTACGGGACACATCCCCGATGGCACTCGCCGAGCACTACATCCTGACCTTCGACCGCAGCCGTCGCCGCACCCTGTACCTCACCTACTACACCGACGGCGACACCCGCCGCCGCGGCGGTTCCCTCGCCGAGTGGAAGGCCCGCTACCGTGCCCACGGCTGGGAGACACCCCCGGACGACCTTCCCGACCACCTGCCGCTGGCCCTGGAGTTCGCCGCCCGCTGCCCCGAGCCCGGAGCGGCGCTGCTCCAGGAACACCGGGCGGCGCTCGAACTGCTCCGCATGGCCCTCACCGACCACGGCACCCCCTACGCGGACGTGCTGCGCGGTGTCTGCGACAGCCTCCCCGGCCCCGCGCCCGCCGACCGGGCCGCCGCCCTGCGACTGGCCCGCAGCGGCCCCCCGGTCGAACTGGTGGGCCTGCCCCCGTTCGCCGCCCCCGCCCCGGCCACTTCCATCCCCACCCCCACCGCCGCGCCCAACGGCCGCCGTACGGAAGAAGCGGGCCGATGA
- the narI gene encoding respiratory nitrate reductase subunit gamma yields the protein MTHLRTALWGVLPYLVVVVFVTGTAWRYHFDRFGFTTRSSQLHEHRLLRVASPLFHYGLLFVIAGHVVGLLVPEALTERLYVGERLYHANALLVGGAAGLAAVTGLGLLLYRRLRVPAVRAATSRSDRVVHPLLLVTLLAGLTATASGVPSGSYDYREGVSVWFRSLFTLAPDVNAMAHAPLVHQAHALFGLALFALWPFSRLVHAFTAPLAYLARPYVVYRSRTPSGLPPHPARPPRAPATRRTPRPRAGR from the coding sequence ATGACCCATCTGCGCACCGCCCTCTGGGGCGTGCTGCCCTATCTGGTCGTCGTCGTCTTCGTCACCGGCACGGCCTGGCGCTACCACTTCGACCGCTTCGGTTTCACCACCCGCTCCAGCCAGCTCCACGAACACCGGCTGCTGCGCGTCGCGAGCCCGCTCTTCCACTACGGACTCCTCTTCGTCATCGCCGGTCATGTCGTCGGCCTGCTGGTCCCCGAGGCCCTGACCGAGCGGCTGTACGTCGGAGAACGGCTCTACCACGCCAACGCCCTGCTCGTCGGCGGCGCCGCGGGTCTCGCCGCGGTCACCGGCCTGGGACTGCTCCTGTACCGACGCCTGCGGGTACCGGCCGTCCGGGCCGCCACCAGCCGCAGCGACCGCGTGGTCCACCCCCTGCTCCTGGTCACCCTGCTCGCCGGTCTCACGGCCACCGCGTCGGGGGTGCCGTCGGGCTCGTACGACTACCGCGAAGGGGTCTCGGTCTGGTTCCGCAGCCTGTTCACCCTGGCCCCCGACGTGAACGCCATGGCCCACGCGCCTCTCGTCCACCAGGCCCACGCGCTGTTCGGCCTGGCGCTCTTCGCGCTCTGGCCCTTCAGCCGCCTCGTGCACGCGTTCACCGCGCCACTGGCCTATCTGGCCAGACCGTACGTGGTCTACCGGTCCCGCACCCCGAGCGGCCTCCCACCCCACCCAGCCCGGCCCCCCCGTGCCCCGGCCACGCGGAGAACGCCGCGCCCGAGAGCCGGGCGGTGA
- a CDS encoding glutaredoxin domain-containing protein — MASDDRGVVIYWRPGCMYCMKLRFRLAFTKLRYTKVNIWRNPEAAAFVRGVANGNETVPTVTVAGHPMVNPSLRELRQAVEQHAPHLLTTET, encoded by the coding sequence ATGGCTTCGGATGACCGCGGCGTAGTGATCTATTGGCGCCCTGGCTGTATGTACTGCATGAAGCTGCGTTTTCGACTGGCCTTCACGAAACTGCGGTACACGAAGGTCAACATCTGGCGGAACCCTGAGGCGGCCGCGTTCGTCCGCGGCGTGGCGAACGGAAACGAAACAGTCCCCACGGTGACCGTGGCCGGTCATCCCATGGTCAACCCGTCGCTTCGCGAGTTGAGGCAGGCGGTCGAACAGCACGCCCCCCACCTGCTGACCACGGAAACCTAG